The Leptospiraceae bacterium genome includes the window AAAATAATCCTTTTGGATCTGCTATTTATTAAAAAATGACACAAAAAAGACATATTTTGGAAAAAAATTTTTTCCTTTCTAAAATATTGCTTTCAAAAAAAAATCAATCGTGCAATTATGGTACTTAACTCTAAATTAGTAAGGAGAAATTAATGAAAAAGAGTCTTTTGATTTTAATGGTCGGTATTATCGGCTACATCGGATGTGGCAGCACAGACACTGGTCAAAGAGATGCTACTACTACAGGCGATGGTGGTTGGATTTTTGAAGGTTGGGGAGGCCCACCTGAAGTAAGAGCCGACAAAAAAACACCAAAGGACACAGCTCCAAAAGATTGGTACTACATGAAATATCCGGCTAGGGCATCTGCAAAAGCGGTTGCTAAGAAAAGCCAGGCTATGATGCAGTCAACCTGTCGTGAAGCTGCAAGACTACAAGGTGCAAACGATGTAGTTAAGAAGATGATCGGAGAGTCAATCGAAGGTGCATCTGGAGTATCTGATGGAGAATCTACAGGTTCTGTAATCGTGTCTCAAAGCGCTGGTGTTGTAAAAGGCGTTGGAGCTTATGATTGTAAAGCAACCGGTCCAGGTTCTGATCCAAAAGATGTTTCTAAAGACAACTGGGAAGAATGCCAGTGTGTTATCTATGCTAAATTTGAAGGCGGAAAAGATGCTCTAGTTGCAAAAGCTAAAGCTATCGAAAACAAGTAATTCCCTTCGTTTTATGCAAAACAACCCAAAAGTAATTCCTTTGGGTTGTTTTTTTTTACTTATCATTTAAAATTTTACATAAAATAGAAGCAAAAACTATTTTACCAATACAAGCCAGCTATTGCTATTTCTTCTGTGAAGCTGTATTTTTTTGAATATTTTTGTATATTTTGCTTGTATATTTTTTATTTGATTTTATAATGTTATCCAATATACAGAATTTATTTACTAATTAGTAAAATTAAAGGAGATTTTGATATGAAAAAAATGAAACTTGCTCAAAAATTTGCAAGTATCGGCACAATTCTTTCTATTGTACTGGTATCTGTAATTTTAACTCTTTCTTGCAAGAAAGATAAAGACGATAAAACAGGACTATTCGTATTGGCGGCTTTATTGGCGAGTGGGCAAAGAGACATGTACGGTGGTTTTGCAGATATTCCTGCAAGTATTTATAAATCTTCTGCAAGTTCAGCAAGCTCATCTATCCGACAAACCTTAGCGACCAGCGATTATAAATTCAAATCAGGGACAAGCTCTGTCGCAGGAGTTTTTGATCTTGTAAAAGTAACCGCAAAAAATACCAGAGATATTGCGAAATCCATTGGTGATCTTGTAAAAGCGCTAGAAGATTTGAATGTCACTGTAAGCTCAACGGCACTCACAGGAACAAGCACTTGGGGTGAAAAGCCTGCTAAATACAGCTACAAATCAAGTACAAAACTTTCAGGCGGAAAGCTATTAGAAATTTGGTGGAACAACGCAGGTGGTGCTTACGCAAATAACAAAGCAATTGAAATGAATTACACAGGTAGCGTTGCAAGTGGAAGTATAAATGGGTATCTCTGGGTAAGATTTTTATCATCTGCTACAGCTACTACTCTCTCAAAAGCGTACATCAATTTTGAATATAAAGCCAGCACAAACACAAGAACTATGGTTGTGATTATGCAAGATATAGGACCGAACTACCAAGACAAAGCTCACTTTTTTGTTCAGGAAGTAAGCGGTACTACAAAGATGGATGGTGGTTATACTGCCTACGGCTTCAACCCAAACGCAACAGGTGTTACTGCAGCTGACAGAACATACGTATTTAATGCGATTGGAAATTCTGGGAAGGCTGTAATCAATGCTGCATTTCCGTTGTCTTCCGATAATACTTCTACGGTATTTTCCAATACTTCTCTTGGAAATATTGGACAAGTTTGGACTTCATTTATATTGGCAAATTCATCAACTGTATCCACGGTAAATAGTTTAGCCGGTTATGGAATAACTTCTTGTGGTGCGTCATATATTGCTCAAACCCCGAACAATGGAAATCCAACTTCACTTTTATCTACATTTTCTGTAGCCAATTTGAAAAATTGTTTAGATTCACTACTTGCGGTTGCGCCAACAAATTCAGGAGCACAAGGAGTGTATTTTCTTACTAATATCAAAAATCCGGCTTACTTTACCTATACCGGATCAAATGCTAGTTTGTACGGAGTAGAAAGCCTTGCTGCAAATGATGCACTCTATACTGATTTTAAAGCTCTACAGGATAACTTGGCAACTGCACCAAGGACGACTGCAAACACAACATATCCAGCTTCTATGGATGCTGCAAGTATTGCCTCGATTAATTTATTTACGGGGGTAGGAATTCCTACAGGGTCATCCGCAACCGCTTTG containing:
- a CDS encoding lipoprotein LipL21; its protein translation is MKKSLLILMVGIIGYIGCGSTDTGQRDATTTGDGGWIFEGWGGPPEVRADKKTPKDTAPKDWYYMKYPARASAKAVAKKSQAMMQSTCREAARLQGANDVVKKMIGESIEGASGVSDGESTGSVIVSQSAGVVKGVGAYDCKATGPGSDPKDVSKDNWEECQCVIYAKFEGGKDALVAKAKAIENK